ACGGCTCCCTGCAACACTCGGCTTTCCGCTTCCCGGGGCTGGTGCAGACGTTCCTGGAGTTCTTCCCCGTGAATTGGAGGCTGCAGGAAAGCGGGCTGAACGGGCGCTATCCTCTGCAAGAGCGCCGCCCCTGGCCCTTCCTCTGCGATCATCCCCTGGGAGCGGCCATGATGCTGCGGCCGGAGATGCTGCGGGAAGTGGGGGCGATGGACTCGGGCTTCTTCATGTACTGCGAGGAAGTGGACTGGTGTTGGCGGGCGTGGCGAGCGGGATGGGAGGTGTGGAGCGATCCCCGCGCCGTAGTCGTGCATCATGCCGGGCAGAGCACGGGCCAGGCGCGCCCGGCCATGTACGTCCAGCTCTGGCGCAGCCGCTACCGGCTCTTCTCCAAGCACCGAGGCTGCGCGTACGCAGGGGCGGTGAGGCTGGTGGTGCGGGCGGGGCTGGCCCGCGAGCGGCGTCGGCTGGCCGGCCAGCACCGGGAAGGACGAATGACGGAGGCTGCGCTCCGACAGAGCCTGGACGCCCTCGATGCCGTGGCGAGGCTGTAGGCGGTGACCATCGAGGCGGTGGTCCTCACCAGCAATGAGCGGGCTAACCTGCCCGACTGTCTGCGGAGCCTTCTCTGGGCCGACGCTATCATGGTGTTCGACTCGGGCAGCTGGGATGGCACTCAGGACATCGCTCGGGACCTCGGGGCCCGGGTGGTGGAGCACCCCTTCGAAGATTTCGCCTCCCAGCGCAGTGCCGCCCTGGAGGCAGCTAAGGGGGATTGGGTGTTCTTCGTGGATGCGGACGAGCGCTGCCCTCCCGAGTTGGCGGCCGAGATACGGCGCGCGGTGGAAGGCGCGCCGGCTGGATGGTGGGTGCCCCGCGACAACTACCTCTTCGGGCGACTCACTCGCTACGCCGGCTGGTACCCAGACTACCAGCTGCGGCTCCTGCGGCGGGGAAGGGCGCGTTACGACCCGAGGAGACCGGTGCACGAGACGGTGCTCCTGGACGGGGAGCAGGCCTGGCTGAAGCACTCGCTCGTGCACTACAACTACGCCTCGGTGTGGCAATTCATGGCCAAGCAGGGGCGGTACGCTCACCTGGAGGCGGGGGCACTGGGCCGCCAGGGAGTTCCTCGTCGGGTGAGGACGCTTCTGTCTCGCCCGGCGCGCGAGTTCTGGCGGCGCTTCGTCCAGCTCGAGGGCTATCGAATGGGTGGGCACGGGCTGCTTCTGAGTGTGCTCACTGCTTACTACAGCCTCGCTGCTTACTGGCTGTACCTACGGATGCCGGAGGATGCCGCGCCAGGGCGGTAGAGCCCAGTGTCGGGGAGGTGCGGCACCAGGCCGACACGCGGCCAGGTGCCTCTGTGCCCTGAAGTGTGGCCGCAGGAACGGATTGTAGGCTACCCTGGCCCAGCGTATAATGCCGAGAGGTCAGAGGCACGACAAGCCATGAGCCCGATACTCAACCCTGACGATCTGGATTTCACCAGCCACAGCGAGGAGCAGACCCGGCGCCTGGGCGAGCGCCTGGGTGAATTCCTGCAGGCCGGTGACGTCATCTGTCTCCAGGGTCCGCTGGGCAGTGGCAAGACGCGCTTCGCCCAAGGCGTGGGTAGGGGCATGGGGGTACGTGGGATCATCTCCAGCCCATCGTACACCATCGTGAACGAGTACAGGACGCCCAAAGGCCTAACGCTATATCATGTTGACTTCTACCGCATCGAAAAAGGTTGCTTCCCCGGGTTCGACGCCGGCGAGGTCATAGGGGGCTCCGGCGTGGGAGTGATCGAGTGGCCGGAGAAGGCGCGGGAGTTCATCCCGGAAGAGAACCTCTGGGTCACCTTCCGGCACGTGGACGGGATGAAACGCGGGATGCTGTTCCAGGCTCATGGCGAGCGCTACCGGGAACTACTTCGAGCCTTCCGGATGGCGGCGTTCGGCGTGTGACCTCGGGAGAAGGTAGCCTACGGGATGCGTCTGGCATCCGCGTCCGGCCGGCCGCACTGAGTGACCTTGACGGCTGCCGACGGCTAGATGGCTCCGTTGTGAGCGAGCACGTGTGGAACATGCAGCAGGCCGCGCAGCGTGGCGATGTCAGTGTCTTCTTCTCCCAGGTGCGACTTCCCCGGTCTCTGGAGGTGGCCTATCCGGCCGCTCGGGACGACCTGGTGATCCGCTTGGAGAGGGGCGATCTGTTTCTGGTGGCTGAGGCTGAGGACCTGATCGGCTGGCTCTCTGTATCCCATGATCTGGGGCGCAGATTGGCCTCCGTGGACCACCTGATAGTGACTCCGGAGCGACGGCGGCAGGGAGTCGCGACGAAGCTCATGCGGCAGGCGGTGGATCAGGTTCGGCGGAGGCGCGCCCGGGTGGTGCTGGCTTCCTGCTTAGCCAAGAACGGGCCTGCTGTGGCCTTCTTCCGGCACCTGGGAATGGAGTTCTGTGGTTACAACGAGCATCTGTACTCCGACCACGAGATTGCACTGCTATTTGCGTATCGGTTGTGATGCTCCAGGCACTGGGCCTCGTTGATCTGCGCCTGAGTCGGGTGCTCGTGAGCCTGGACGGGGCTCTTGCGGCCGCGGTCCTGCTCACGTCGTTCTCGCTCATGGTGTACGTGCTCACGCACAACGTGTACAGCCCGGTCGGGCGAGCGTTCACGGCGCTCATGGCGTTTGTTACTGTCGTGTACGTGGGCGATGTGGCGGTGATCAATGCAGCTGGGCCGGAAGCGGTGTCCTTCTGGCTGCGGTTTCAGTGGCTTGGGATCGCCTTTGTGCCCGCCGCGTATCTGCACCTCTCCCAGGCCCTGTTGCGAAGCGTCAACCGGCGCACTCCGGGGGGCTTCGCTGCGGTGGCTGCAGGGTACGCCATCGGGGTGGTCCTCCTGGGGCTAACGGTATTCTCCGACCTGCTGGTGTGGGACGGGGTGTTCGGAGATACTGCAGCCCACTTGAAGGCAGGCCCCCTGTTCTGGGTCTTCTCGCTCTACTTCGCCGCCACCACCGTGCTCGGGGCGGCCAACATCGCTCAGGCGCGGCAGAGCGCTTTGACTACCGACTCGCGCCGGCGGCTAACCTACCTGGCGCTATCCTTCGTGGCCCCGGCGCTGGGCGTGTTTCCGTTTCTCATAGTGGCCGGGATGCCGGGTGGGGGATCCGGGTGGGTGGTGCATGCCCTGTCCGCGGCCGGGAGCGCGGCGGTCATGGGCATGCTGGTAGTCATGGCTTACAGTGTGGCCTACTACGGGGTGCTGGCGCCGGAGCGAGTGGTGAAGCAGGCGTTCACCCAGTACCTTCTGCGAGGACCGTTCGTGGGCGTGTGCGTGCTGATGGTCATGCTGGCCGTGCCTCAGGGGATGCAGGTGCTGGGCCTGCAGCGGGGTGCCTTCCTCATCTTTGCCGTGGTGGGCGTAGTGGTGATGCTGCAGGTGCTGATCAGCGCCGGCCAGCCGCTGCTGGACCGATTCGCATACCGCCAGGACCGAGCGGAGGTCACGTGGCTGAGGGAGCTAGAGCGACGACTGCTCACCACCACCGACTATCGCCAAGTGCTGGAGAACATTCTCATTTCCGCCTGCGACGTCTCCCGCTCTCGGGGAGGTTTCATTGCGGCGCTGCCTCCGGGAGACATAGGCGAGCTGCAGGTGCAGAGTGCCATCGGGGGACGGCCTGAGGTGCCAGAGTTGCCAGACGTGGCGGCGTGGCTGCAGGAGCGCAGCGGGTGCTGGGTGGCAACGGGCGGGAGCGAAGGCTTGGACCGGGACGGTATCCTCGTGTGCCGGGGATACTGGCTGGTGGCGTTGCTGGACCGCAATGGGGGAATGCCCTTGGGGGTGATGGGTCTGCTCAGCCGCGACGACCCGGCTGAGGTTGACGATGAGGAACTGGCCATTCTGGACCTGTTGGCCACCAAGGCCGCTGCGGCCATCGAGGACATGCGGTTGCAGCGGCAGGTCTTCGCTGCCCTGCGGCAGCTTCTCCCGGAGATCGCGAGTGTGCAGCGCTGGCGGGACGACGCCACGTACGGCCGCACCAGCGCTATGCTGGCCAACCCGGTACTCAGCCCGGAGTTCCCCAATCTGGTGCGTGCGGCCTTGCGGCACTACTGGGGCGGGCCTCAGCTACGCGAGAGCCCGCTGCTCCAGCTTCGGGTAGTGCGGGAGGCTATGAGGGAGAACGGGGGCAACCCTATCCGGGCGCTGCGGGCAGTGCTGGTAAAGGCCATCGAAGCGCTGCGACCGGCAGGCGAGAGGGGCATCTCGTCCGAGTGGGTGCTGTACAACGTGCTGGAGATGAAATACGTGCAGGGCCTGCGAGCGAAAGAGATTGCTCGCAAGCTGGCAGTGAGTGAGTCGGACCTATATCGCAAGCAGCGTGTAGCGGTGAAGGAGATGGCAAGGGTGTTGGCGGAGATGGAGATGCAAGCTTCGGAGCCTTCGAGCTAATGGTATCACGGGCCGCCGCCCTGGCTGAGAGGGTGAGCGGCACTGTCTTCTTCTTGGGCGCCAGCGACACCGGCAAGACCACCCTGGCACGAGCACTCCTGGCCGAACTCGAAGCCAGAGGTCACCACGTGGCTTTCCTGGACTGCGACCCCGGTCAGACCACCGTGGGTCCTCCCGCCACGCTAGGAGTCAGGTGGCGCGGGCCTGACGGCAACGACGAGACTCGGCTCTACTTCGTTGGCAGTACCTCTCCCCGCGGGCACTTCCTTCCCATGGTGCTGGGCTCCAAGGCGCTTCTCCAGGAGGCGCTGGAGGCCGGAAACGATACAGTCCTGGTGGATACCAGCGGGCTGGTGGATCCGGCCGCAGGAGGGGTAGCGCTGAAGCTGTGGAAGTGCGAGGCACTGCAGCCGGACTACGTGGTGGCTCTCCAGCGCGAGGACGAGCTACGCCCGATCCTGCGCGGCCTGCGCCGTCGCTACCGACAGAGGCTCTTCACTCTGACGGTGGAGCCGGAGGCCCGACAGCGCGGGCGCGACGAGCGCGTCACCTATCGCCGCGAGCGATGGACTCGCTACTTCGCCCATTGCCACGAGCTCAGCCTGAACCTGGCTCAGCTCGACGTGTGGGGTGGGCGGCGGCTCGAGGCCTCTCGGCTGCTGGGACTGGATGGCCAGAGCGGCCTCTGCCTTGGGCTGGCGGTAGTGACAGAGGTTCAGCCGGGGATGGCCCTTGTGCTCACGCCGCTGCAGGACGTCGCCTCTGTAGCCCGAGTGCGTGTGGGCGCGCTCAGGCTGGACCGCAACTGGAGCGAGTGGCACGGGTAGCGGCTGAAGATCGCCACCCTGAGAACCGAGGTTGCGTTCAACGGGTCGGCCAGTGCGGCTGGCAGGCCACGCTGCTAGCCGCACCGTTGGCGCCGGATGGACGGGGCCAACGATACAGAGCCGGCCGCGATGGCCCGAGACGCCGGCGCGGTGGAGAGGCGGGGCTCAGCCCTCTGGTAGTGCCCGAGACCGCTTCTGACAGCTTCTGACAGTTTCCCGACCTCATACTGAGTTGGTCCTGTGCCGGCGTCCGGCGTACTGACACGATGGGCGCAGCGGTTGGTGCTCATGTGGTGCGCGGGGCCTGGATTAGCTAAGATAGAGGGTCTGTCAGCATTAGCTATGAGTGCTACCTCGAGGCTTCCACAATTCTATAGCCTGAGCCCGGAGGAGAGACTGCACCGCCTGGCGGAGGCGGCGGGAGTGCCGGCTGGGGAGCTAGAGCCGCTCCGGGCCGGTCTGACCCTGGCGGTGGCGGACCGGATGGTGGAGAACGTGGTTGGAGTGACGGGCCTACCTCTGGGCATCGCCACCAACTTCGTGATCAACGGGCGCGAAGTGTTGGTGCCCATGGCCATCGAGGAGGCTTCGGTTGTAGCTGGAGCCAGCAAGGCCGCCCGAGCTGCCCGCAGTGGCGGCGGGTTCGTGGCTGAGTGCGATCCCAGCCTGATGATCGGGCAAGTGCAGCTGTTGGGGCTTAGGGATGTGGAAGCGGCCGCCTACAGAGTGTTGGAGCGCAAAGCCGAGGTGCTGAACCTGGCCAACTCGCGCCCTTCCCAGATCGTGGAGCTCGGTGGCGGGGCCACGGACCTGGAGGCCCGAGTGGTCCGCGAGAGCCCAGCGGGGCCGATGCTGGTGGTGCATCTGATCTACGACGTGCGCGACGCGATGGGGGCCAACGCTGTCAACTCGACGGTGGAGTTGGTGGCTCCGCTTCTGGAGGCGGTCACCGGCGGGCGGGCCAATCTGAGGGTCATCAGCAACCTAGCCGATCGGAGGCTGGCGCGGGCAAGGGTGAAGATCGTGCCCGGTGAGCTGGATTGCGGCGAGGTAGCTGGCAGTACAGTGGCGGCGCGTATTGTCGAGGCTTACTCTCTGGCGGCGGTGGACCCCTACCGGGCTGCCACCCACAACAAGGGCATCATGAACGGGGTGGATGCAGTGGCGGTTGCCACTGGGAACGACTGGAGAGCGCTGGAGGCGGGAGCCCACGCCTATGCTGCCCGTCAGGGCAGGTACGGGCCCCTAAGCCAGTGGGCCATCGGCGCGGACGGACAGCTGGAAGGCTGCCTGGAGATGCCCATGCCGGTGGGCACGGTGGGAGGAGCTACCCGGGCCTGCCCGACGGCCCGTGCCTGCCTGAGGCTCATGGGCGTGGAGACTGCTTCGGCGCTGGCCGAAGTCATGGCGGCCGTGGGGTTGGCCCAGAATCTGGCTGCGCTCTGGGCGCTTGTCACGGAGGGCATCCAGAGGGGGCACATGGCGCTGCACGCCCGGCAGGTGGCCCTGGCGGCCGGGGCAGCAGGCGCCGAGGTCGAAGCGGTGGCCGGCAGGATGATCGAACAGGGGGAGATCCGCTCGGCGACGGCGGAGCGATTGGTACGAGAAATGCGGGGGAATACCCAGGAGACACAGACCTGAGATGACGGTGATGAAGACCGAGATACCGGTGGGGCTGGTCGGGTACGGGGCCTACGTGCCCCGCTATCGGCTTCCTGCCACCGAGGTAGCGAGAGTGTGGCATGGTGGGCGTGACCATCTTCCCATTAAAGAGAAATCCGTACCCGGTCCGGACGAAGACACGATCACCATGGCTTTCGAGGCGGCCCGAAACGCTCTGGCCCGGGCCCGACTGGCGGCCTCGCAGCTGGGGGCCGTATGGGTGGGGAGCGAGTCTCATCCCTACGCCGTGAAGCCCAGTAGCACGGTGGTGGCGGAGGCACTGGGGGCCACGCCCAACGTCCTGGCTGCCTCATTCGAGTTCGCCTGCAAGGCCGGCACTGAGGCGCTACAGGCAGCCGTGGCCCTGGTCGGTTCGGGCATGGTGAGCTACGCCCTGGCTGTGGGTGCCGACACCGCCCAGGGCCAGCCCGGCGACGAGCTGGAGTACACCGCCGGGGCGGGCGCGGCTGCTTTCGTGGTGGGCCCGGCCGAGAGGGCGCTGGCTGTCATCGAGGGGTCTGTCTCGCATGTGACTGATACGCCAGACTTCTTCCGGCGTGCCGGGCAGCAGTACCCGCGGCACGGTGGAAGGTTCACTGGAGAGCCGGGTTACTTCGAGCACGTGCTGACGGCCGCTCGGGGGCTGATGGACGCCCTGGACTACACGGCTTCAGACTACTCGGCCCTGGTGGTACACCAGCCTAACGCCAAGTACCCGGCCAAGGTCGCGGCTGACCTTGGCTTCGGGCCCGAGCAGACGCGGGCAGGGATGCTGGTGGACCGCATCGGCAACGCCTACGCCGGCTCCTCGCTGCTGGGATTGACGGCGGTTCTGGATCAGGCCGAACCGGGACAGCGGATACTGCTAGTCTCCTTCGGCTCCGGCGCGGGTAGCGATGCTTTCTCCCTCAAGGTGACGGACCTGCTGCAGGAGCGCCGGGACCTAGCCCTCAGTACGCTGGCTTACGTGGAGAGGCGCACACCCATTGACTACGCCATGTACGCCCGCTTCCGCGGCAAGCTGGCGGTTTGATGGAAGGCAGCCATGGCACATTCGCGTCCGCATGAAGTATACGTAATCGGAACGGGCCAGGTGCCGGTGAGGGAGCATTGGGAGCGGTCTCTACGGGACTTGGCAGTCTGGGCGCTGCACTCGGCCGTGGCCGACTCAGGGATAGAGGCGCCTGAGGCGCTCTACGTGGGGAACATGCTGGGCGCACTTCTGAGCGATCAGCAGCATTTGGGAACACTGGTGGCCAGCTGGGCCGGATACCGGGGCATCGAGGCGGCCACGGTGGAGGCGGCCTGCTGCTCGGGCGGTTCGGCGTTGCGGCAGGGCTACCTGGCGGTCAGGAGCGGGGCTCATCGGGCGGTGGCCGTGGTGGGCGTTGAGAAGATGACGGACAGCGTCAACGGTGCCGCCACCGCCGGGCTGGCCATGGCCGCTGACGCGGAGGCGGAAGGGGCCGTGGGCTTGTCCTTTCCGGCCATCAACGCGCTGCTTATGCGCCGCTACATGCACGAGTTCGAGCCCCGTCGTGAGGACTTTGCCGCCTTCTCTGTGAACTCGCACGCCAACGCGGTGGGCAACCCGAACGCTATGTTCCGCAAGGCCATCAGCGAGCGGGCTTACCTCGAGGCTCCCATGATCGCCGATCCGGTGAACCTGATGGATTCGGCGCCGATGGCGGACGGAGCGGCGGCGGTGATCCTGGCCGATGCCGAGACGGCAGAGCAGCTGGGCCGCCGAGGGGTCAGGATCACGGGCTCGGCGGTGGCGACCGACTCGCTGGCGCTGCAGGACCGGCGCGAGCTGCTCTGTCTGGACGCGGTAGCAGCCTCCACTGCGCGGGCGCTGGACATGGCCGGCAAGACCCCGGCCGACGTCAGCTTCTTCGAGCTGCACGATGCCTTCACCATTATGGCAGTCTTGTCCTTGGAGGCAGCCGGCTTCGCGCCCAAGGGAGAGGGTTACCGGCTGGCGACTGAGGGGGCGGTAACTCGAGAGGGGCGCATCCCCATCTGCACTATGGGCGGTCTCAAGGCCCGCGGGCATCCGGTGGGAGCTACCGGCGTGTACCAAGCGGTGGAGGCCGTGTTGCAGCTCACCGGACGGGCGGGGGACTGCCAGGTGGCGGGGGCCAAGGTGGGGCTGATCCAGAACATCGGCGGCAGCGGGGCGACCGTGGTGACTCACGTGCTGGAGGCGGACTAAGATGGCTCTGCAACTGCCTAGGGAATGGCGTCGCCGGGCGGAGCGCTATCGCCTGTTCGGAGGGCGGTGCCTGGGCTGCGGTCGCATTAGCCCCTCGTTGCGTCCGATCTGCCCCGCCTGTCAGGACGACAGGATGGAGGAGGTGGAGCTGTCAGGCCGGGGCGAGGTGTACTCCTTCGCGGTAATGTACAAGGCGCCGGAGGGGTTCGAACAGGACATCCCCTACGTGGTCGCCTTGGTCAAGCTGGAGGAGGGACCTGTGATCACGGCACAGATCACCGACGTAGCCGTAGATGATGTGCGGGTGGGAATGCCGGTGGAGAGCGTGCTGAGGCAGTGGCGCCAGCACGGACCCGACGGCCACATAGTGTACGGGTACAAGTTCCGGCCTGCCCAGCGGCCGTAGGTGGGATTGGCCTTAGCTTGGAGGCGCTCCCCGGAGGGTGGGAGCGCCTCCTCGTTTCGGGCGTGTTGCTTCCCAGACCCTCGGGGGCGCACCGGTGACGGCGAGTAACACGTCCAGCGCTAGCCGTGGACTGGTGCCGCCACCGTCACATCGGCCCTTGTCTTGGCTGCCGGGAACTTGCGCTCTATAGTTGGGGCCGACCACTGAGGGGAGGAGAACACCTGATGAACGACCACGAGCGTTTCGTGCGCACCATGCACTATCAGGACGTTGACCGTGTTCCGTTCTGGGACTTTGGCTTCTGGACGGAGACCGTCGAGACCTGGTACGAGCAAGGCCTGCCGCGAGATGTCTGGCTCAATACCTACTTCGGCATGGATCGGCAGCACGAGCACTTTCCCATCAACCTGGGCATGATCCCCAAGTTTGAGGAGGAGGTCATCGAGGACCGGGGCCAGAGCGAAGTCGTCATTGACTCGCAGGGGGTCAAGCTAGAGCGGCGCAAGGATGGGAGTTCCATTCCGCACTTCCTGGAGTTCCCCGTCAAGGACCGGGCCTCGTGGGAGGAGGTCAAGAAGCGTTACGATCCGGCGTCGCCCATGCGCTGGCCGGAGTACTTCGAAGACGCGGTGCGCGTGCGGCGAGAGCGGGACTACCCATTGGGGATATCGTGCGGGAGCATCTACGGGTGGCCCAGGAAC
This genomic stretch from Anaerolineae bacterium harbors:
- a CDS encoding glycosyltransferase family 2 protein, coding for MASPDLEVAIVSYNVRELLRACLESVFRCAGDEGLRARVWVLDNASADGSADMVERHFAAVLVRRRVSNLGFAGGANALLVEGAGERAPLLLLNPDTEVRPGALTFLLEDVQALPRAGIVGPGLIYGDGSLQHSAFRFPGLVQTFLEFFPVNWRLQESGLNGRYPLQERRPWPFLCDHPLGAAMMLRPEMLREVGAMDSGFFMYCEEVDWCWRAWRAGWEVWSDPRAVVVHHAGQSTGQARPAMYVQLWRSRYRLFSKHRGCAYAGAVRLVVRAGLARERRRLAGQHREGRMTEAALRQSLDALDAVARL
- a CDS encoding Zn-ribbon domain-containing OB-fold protein, whose amino-acid sequence is MALQLPREWRRRAERYRLFGGRCLGCGRISPSLRPICPACQDDRMEEVELSGRGEVYSFAVMYKAPEGFEQDIPYVVALVKLEEGPVITAQITDVAVDDVRVGMPVESVLRQWRQHGPDGHIVYGYKFRPAQRP
- a CDS encoding thiolase domain-containing protein, producing the protein MAHSRPHEVYVIGTGQVPVREHWERSLRDLAVWALHSAVADSGIEAPEALYVGNMLGALLSDQQHLGTLVASWAGYRGIEAATVEAACCSGGSALRQGYLAVRSGAHRAVAVVGVEKMTDSVNGAATAGLAMAADAEAEGAVGLSFPAINALLMRRYMHEFEPRREDFAAFSVNSHANAVGNPNAMFRKAISERAYLEAPMIADPVNLMDSAPMADGAAAVILADAETAEQLGRRGVRITGSAVATDSLALQDRRELLCLDAVAASTARALDMAGKTPADVSFFELHDAFTIMAVLSLEAAGFAPKGEGYRLATEGAVTREGRIPICTMGGLKARGHPVGATGVYQAVEAVLQLTGRAGDCQVAGAKVGLIQNIGGSGATVVTHVLEAD
- a CDS encoding glycosyltransferase family 2 protein — encoded protein: MTIEAVVLTSNERANLPDCLRSLLWADAIMVFDSGSWDGTQDIARDLGARVVEHPFEDFASQRSAALEAAKGDWVFFVDADERCPPELAAEIRRAVEGAPAGWWVPRDNYLFGRLTRYAGWYPDYQLRLLRRGRARYDPRRPVHETVLLDGEQAWLKHSLVHYNYASVWQFMAKQGRYAHLEAGALGRQGVPRRVRTLLSRPAREFWRRFVQLEGYRMGGHGLLLSVLTAYYSLAAYWLYLRMPEDAAPGR
- a CDS encoding GNAT family N-acetyltransferase, which produces MSEHVWNMQQAAQRGDVSVFFSQVRLPRSLEVAYPAARDDLVIRLERGDLFLVAEAEDLIGWLSVSHDLGRRLASVDHLIVTPERRRQGVATKLMRQAVDQVRRRRARVVLASCLAKNGPAVAFFRHLGMEFCGYNEHLYSDHEIALLFAYRL
- a CDS encoding hydroxymethylglutaryl-CoA synthase; translated protein: MMKTEIPVGLVGYGAYVPRYRLPATEVARVWHGGRDHLPIKEKSVPGPDEDTITMAFEAARNALARARLAASQLGAVWVGSESHPYAVKPSSTVVAEALGATPNVLAASFEFACKAGTEALQAAVALVGSGMVSYALAVGADTAQGQPGDELEYTAGAGAAAFVVGPAERALAVIEGSVSHVTDTPDFFRRAGQQYPRHGGRFTGEPGYFEHVLTAARGLMDALDYTASDYSALVVHQPNAKYPAKVAADLGFGPEQTRAGMLVDRIGNAYAGSSLLGLTAVLDQAEPGQRILLVSFGSGAGSDAFSLKVTDLLQERRDLALSTLAYVERRTPIDYAMYARFRGKLAV
- a CDS encoding hydroxymethylglutaryl-CoA reductase, degradative, producing the protein MWCAGPGLAKIEGLSALAMSATSRLPQFYSLSPEERLHRLAEAAGVPAGELEPLRAGLTLAVADRMVENVVGVTGLPLGIATNFVINGREVLVPMAIEEASVVAGASKAARAARSGGGFVAECDPSLMIGQVQLLGLRDVEAAAYRVLERKAEVLNLANSRPSQIVELGGGATDLEARVVRESPAGPMLVVHLIYDVRDAMGANAVNSTVELVAPLLEAVTGGRANLRVISNLADRRLARARVKIVPGELDCGEVAGSTVAARIVEAYSLAAVDPYRAATHNKGIMNGVDAVAVATGNDWRALEAGAHAYAARQGRYGPLSQWAIGADGQLEGCLEMPMPVGTVGGATRACPTARACLRLMGVETASALAEVMAAVGLAQNLAALWALVTEGIQRGHMALHARQVALAAGAAGAEVEAVAGRMIEQGEIRSATAERLVREMRGNTQETQT
- the tsaE gene encoding tRNA (adenosine(37)-N6)-threonylcarbamoyltransferase complex ATPase subunit type 1 TsaE — translated: MSPILNPDDLDFTSHSEEQTRRLGERLGEFLQAGDVICLQGPLGSGKTRFAQGVGRGMGVRGIISSPSYTIVNEYRTPKGLTLYHVDFYRIEKGCFPGFDAGEVIGGSGVGVIEWPEKAREFIPEENLWVTFRHVDGMKRGMLFQAHGERYRELLRAFRMAAFGV